A region from the Cellvibrio sp. PSBB006 genome encodes:
- a CDS encoding flagellar protein FlaG, giving the protein MSEVTRAEAKLFPVATVLAPSSAGSRDVGGKTLPPQAPDVAAKPDVVVPEAEIKPDVNADISKRVQAAVAQMNEYIQSTQRDLHFSYDPEAGETVIRVLDRATQDVIRQIPDEIFLKLAQGFDSEGNLHLFSAQA; this is encoded by the coding sequence ATGAGTGAAGTCACGAGAGCAGAAGCCAAGCTATTTCCCGTTGCTACTGTGTTGGCTCCATCATCTGCAGGGTCCAGGGATGTTGGCGGCAAGACCTTGCCGCCGCAAGCTCCAGATGTTGCCGCTAAACCGGATGTGGTTGTACCGGAAGCGGAAATCAAACCTGATGTAAACGCCGATATCAGCAAAAGGGTTCAGGCGGCTGTGGCACAAATGAATGAGTATATTCAGTCAACACAGCGCGATTTACATTTCAGTTACGATCCGGAAGCGGGTGAAACCGTGATAAGAGTTCTGGACCGTGCGACCCAGGATGTGATTCGCCAGATCCCCGATGAGATTTTTCTAAAATTGGCGCAAGGCTTTGATTCAGAAGGAAATTTACATCTGTTTAGCGCGCAGGCCTAG